A stretch of Methylogaea oryzae DNA encodes these proteins:
- a CDS encoding glycosyltransferase family 2 protein: MDLSVVVPVHNESENIESLVGEIDQALKGVCQYEIVYVDDGSSDDTPQALKAAQRNRPHMRVLRHVNCCGQSTAVLTGVRAARAPWIATLDGDGQNDPADIPALFAQLKAPDRPQGLAMVAGWRQKRQDTPWRKFSSKFANGIRSRLLQDETPDTGCGLKVFNRDVYLTLPYFDHMHRFLPALVQRAGGKVVSVQVNHRPRTQGVSKYGTWGRLWVGIWDVLGVMWLQRRAKVPVVEEVRR, translated from the coding sequence ATGGATCTTTCCGTGGTCGTCCCGGTACACAACGAGTCCGAGAACATCGAAAGCCTCGTCGGCGAAATCGACCAAGCCCTCAAGGGCGTGTGCCAATACGAAATCGTCTACGTGGACGACGGCAGCAGCGACGACACCCCGCAAGCCCTGAAGGCCGCCCAGCGCAACCGTCCGCACATGCGCGTTCTCCGCCACGTCAACTGCTGCGGCCAGAGCACCGCGGTCCTCACCGGCGTGCGCGCCGCCCGCGCCCCCTGGATCGCCACCCTGGACGGCGACGGCCAGAACGACCCCGCCGACATTCCCGCCCTGTTCGCCCAATTGAAAGCCCCCGACCGGCCGCAAGGCCTGGCCATGGTGGCGGGCTGGCGGCAGAAGCGCCAGGATACCCCCTGGAGGAAATTCTCTTCCAAATTCGCCAACGGCATCCGCTCCCGCTTGCTGCAGGACGAAACCCCCGACACCGGCTGCGGCCTGAAAGTATTCAACCGCGACGTGTACCTGACCCTGCCCTATTTCGATCACATGCACCGCTTCCTGCCGGCGCTGGTGCAACGGGCCGGCGGCAAGGTGGTGTCGGTGCAGGTCAACCACCGCCCGCGCACCCAGGGCGTATCCAAGTACGGCACCTGGGGCCGCCTTTGGGTCGGCATTTGGGACGTGCTCGGCGTGATGTGGCTGCAACGGCGCGCCAAGGTGCCGGTAGTCGAAGAAGTGCGCCGCTGA
- a CDS encoding ArnT family glycosyltransferase, whose translation MNLTRIAAAFAARPYLPLWLLTVVAGVLLRPLTPLDETRVATVAWEMWNRQDFLVPYLNGHPYSHKPPLLQWGIHLSWLLFGVNDWTPRLIAPLFGLGNLLLTERLGRRLWPQLPEAARLAPLLLLGIPLWAFWATLTLYDLLMGFFVLGALHGVLSAVEGRAWRGWLVAGLSVGGAVLAKGPVILVFLLPPVLSAPWWSDNKPQQGWGRFYLGFVGALLLGAAIALAWALPAASAGGERYGKLILWGQFAGRVTKSFAHQRPWWWYGPMLPLLLFPWVVWPTLWRSAVRQHWDQGLRLCCAVLVPVLVMFSFISGKQVHYLLPLFPLLALLAARALSASSAVVSPRPFWGLGLIFLVGGLGNELLQLSQVLLGQPKADSALLALLAPLPLAWKLAMIAVGVFLVAWKRPMPAPQAAGGLAVILASVLFVLAHVAYYYTNYTAWDVTPIARRIGELQKSGVPVVHTGIYHGDFQFLGRLTERLPTTRAALLPQWIAEHPDGYIIGRFVAGKPSPLPQDKAETVWDYRSRKLGLWKASAVAGSMP comes from the coding sequence ATGAACCTCACCCGCATCGCCGCCGCCTTCGCGGCCCGCCCCTACCTGCCCCTCTGGCTGCTGACGGTGGTCGCCGGCGTGCTGCTGCGGCCGTTGACTCCCCTGGACGAAACCCGCGTCGCCACCGTGGCCTGGGAAATGTGGAACCGCCAGGACTTCCTGGTGCCCTACCTCAACGGCCATCCTTACAGCCACAAGCCGCCGTTGCTGCAATGGGGCATCCACCTGAGTTGGCTGCTGTTCGGCGTCAACGACTGGACGCCGCGCCTGATCGCGCCCCTGTTCGGCCTGGGCAATCTGCTGCTGACCGAACGGCTGGGCCGGCGCCTGTGGCCGCAGTTGCCGGAGGCCGCCCGCCTGGCGCCGCTGCTATTGCTGGGCATTCCGCTGTGGGCCTTCTGGGCCACACTGACCCTGTACGATTTGCTGATGGGCTTCTTCGTGCTGGGCGCGCTGCACGGCGTGCTGAGCGCCGTCGAAGGCCGGGCTTGGCGCGGCTGGCTCGTAGCGGGCCTGTCCGTCGGCGGCGCGGTGCTGGCCAAAGGGCCGGTGATCCTGGTGTTCCTGCTGCCGCCGGTGCTGTCGGCGCCGTGGTGGAGCGACAACAAGCCGCAGCAAGGCTGGGGCCGTTTCTACCTGGGCTTTGTCGGCGCGCTGCTGCTGGGCGCCGCCATCGCCCTGGCCTGGGCCCTGCCCGCCGCTTCCGCCGGGGGCGAGCGCTACGGCAAGCTGATCCTATGGGGGCAGTTCGCCGGCCGCGTCACAAAATCCTTCGCCCACCAGCGACCCTGGTGGTGGTACGGCCCCATGCTGCCGCTGCTGCTGTTTCCCTGGGTGGTCTGGCCCACCCTGTGGCGCAGCGCAGTCCGCCAGCATTGGGACCAAGGCCTGCGGCTGTGCTGCGCCGTGTTGGTTCCAGTGCTGGTGATGTTTTCCTTCATCAGCGGCAAGCAAGTGCATTACCTGCTGCCGCTGTTCCCGCTGCTGGCCCTGCTGGCGGCCCGCGCCCTCTCCGCGTCCTCCGCCGTGGTCAGCCCGAGGCCGTTCTGGGGCTTGGGGCTGATTTTCCTCGTCGGCGGACTCGGCAACGAATTGCTGCAACTGTCCCAGGTGTTGCTCGGCCAACCCAAGGCCGACAGCGCCCTGCTGGCCTTGCTAGCGCCCCTGCCGCTGGCCTGGAAGCTGGCCATGATCGCCGTGGGCGTATTCCTGGTGGCGTGGAAACGCCCCATGCCCGCCCCGCAAGCGGCCGGCGGGCTAGCCGTGATTCTCGCCAGCGTCCTGTTCGTCCTGGCCCACGTGGCTTACTACTACACCAACTACACCGCCTGGGACGTAACGCCCATCGCGCGCCGCATCGGCGAGTTGCAAAAATCCGGCGTTCCGGTGGTGCACACCGGCATCTACCACGGCGATTTCCAATTCCTCGGCCGCTTGACCGAACGACTGCCCACCACCCGCGCGGCGCTGTTGCCGCAGTGGATCGCCGAACATCCCGACGGCTACATCATCGGCCGTTTCGTGGCCGGCAAGCCCTCGCCCCTGCCTCAGGACAAGGCCGAGACGGTGTGGGATTACCGCAGCCGCAAACTGGGCCTGTGGAAAGCCTCGGCCGTCGCCGGCTCCATGCCTTGA
- a CDS encoding cupin domain-containing protein, translating into MWKILLPTLLSAAVSLPALADEGPAREVLLAKPVQLPSADIFAKVVRVSFPAGVKTPLHTHEGPGPRYVLKGEITVEDHGQTYTYKAGQVFWETGEPMVAGNRGKEEAVMVIFEMAPAKKP; encoded by the coding sequence ATGTGGAAAATCCTGCTGCCCACCCTGTTGTCCGCCGCCGTCAGCCTGCCCGCCCTGGCCGATGAAGGCCCGGCCCGCGAAGTGCTGCTTGCCAAGCCGGTGCAACTGCCCTCCGCCGACATCTTCGCCAAAGTCGTCCGCGTCAGCTTCCCGGCCGGCGTGAAAACGCCGCTGCACACCCACGAAGGTCCCGGCCCCCGCTATGTGCTGAAGGGCGAAATCACCGTGGAGGATCACGGCCAGACGTACACCTACAAGGCCGGCCAGGTCTTCTGGGAAACCGGCGAACCCATGGTGGCCGGCAACCGGGGCAAGGAAGAGGCGGTGATGGTCATTTTCGAAATGGCGCCCGCTAAAAAGCCGTGA
- a CDS encoding uracil-DNA glycosylase family protein, whose product MIGPVVSGLPVLSPVMLVGQAPGAKEGPAGKPFAWTAGKTLFRWFASVGLEEERFRQRVYMAAVCRCFPGKNPKGGDRPPSPREIESCGGWLQREIELLQPRLVLPVGKMAIALFLPPAPLAEQVGRQFRVEKHGIAMDVIPLPHPSGASPWHRMEPGLSLLRQALQQVDAHPAWRDARTG is encoded by the coding sequence ATGATCGGTCCGGTGGTGTCCGGCCTGCCGGTGCTCTCGCCGGTGATGCTGGTGGGCCAGGCGCCGGGCGCCAAGGAAGGCCCGGCCGGCAAGCCGTTCGCTTGGACCGCCGGCAAAACGCTGTTCCGCTGGTTCGCTTCCGTGGGACTGGAAGAGGAGCGGTTCCGCCAGCGCGTCTACATGGCAGCCGTTTGCCGCTGCTTTCCCGGCAAGAACCCCAAGGGCGGCGACCGGCCGCCCAGCCCCCGCGAAATCGAAAGCTGCGGCGGCTGGCTGCAACGGGAAATCGAACTGCTGCAGCCGCGGTTGGTGCTGCCGGTGGGCAAAATGGCCATCGCGCTGTTCCTGCCGCCGGCCCCCCTGGCGGAACAGGTGGGCCGGCAATTCCGCGTGGAGAAACACGGCATCGCCATGGACGTAATCCCCCTGCCCCATCCTTCCGGCGCATCGCCCTGGCACCGCATGGAACCGGGCCTCAGCCTGCTGCGCCAAGCCCTGCAACAAGTGGACGCCCATCCCGCCTGGCGGGACGCGAGAACCGGTTAA
- the recC gene encoding exodeoxyribonuclease V subunit gamma, with protein sequence MLYLHQSHRLEVLLNGLAEVARSPLPDPFAAELMVVQSKGMGRWISLRLAERQGVCANVQFPLPASFLWQLLRLCFGELPERSAFAPEVLVWRIRAWLERAEDVARSPRLAAYLNSGDERRRQQLAERLADVFDQYLVYRPDWIEAWEEGRLLALGADEEWQAALWRHLAAGQGDSHRARLVRRLLHRLEDGSPLALPPRVSVFGVSSLPPVFLDVLQALARRIDVHVYALNPCREYWGEIRDQREIARIAGERSADDLYLEVGHPLLASLGKQGRDFFDRLAEFPQLDSEFAVDEAEPPRRSLLEVLQADILELRDRRDDRPWRLAAEDDSLQVHVCHGPMREVEVLHDRLLHLFQRHPDLQPDDVAVLTPDIGLYAPYVEAVFSRRQGDTFIPYSIADRGMSAEQPLLEAFLALLDLPDSRYPTDWVLGLMEHPAVLRRFGLEADDLDSVRHWLQETGVRWGRDGDHKAGLGLPATTRHTWREGLNRLLLGYAMPASGAAPALYAGLLPYDDVEGGRARILGRMAAFAETLFQLAERLARPQTLPHWADCLRDLIERLFDPAEEELAALQTARDALDLLAQLGEQAGYGSPVGLAVVKHWLAGQLRQSGGGSGFLTGGVTFCTMVPMRNLPFRVLCLVGLDEGAFPRRQRPSGFDLMARNPRRGDRSRRADDRYLFLEALMSARQVLYLSYRGRDARDNGERPPSVLVEELLDTIKSGCVGADGGDPLAGIVVAHPLQPFSPLYFQGGDRLASYSSAWLAAARLAGRGDGDGVPLFDGELPEPESEWLTLEPEDLAWFYANPARYLLEKRLGLRLERAEAQLPVREPFGLDYFAAQDVRADVLRLRLAGGARQDGLALALADAKGWLPHGEFGAALFEREETMASGLAERLAPLLPTERLEPLAVSFRADGVTLSGWLKGVSPQGLLDWTPDKLRPRHLLGLWLRHLLLCLLQPDGVALRSRLVAVDGSVCFAPLDDAGEQLARLLARYRQGLRRPLPFFLKSAFAYAEKLAKPPRGIEGADAVRLAALQAAAAAWRGAEFGNSFPEGANAYYQAVYRGVDPLDGEFEAAAVDVFAPLLRALLDDEG encoded by the coding sequence ATGCTTTATTTGCACCAATCCCATCGCTTGGAAGTCTTGCTGAACGGCTTGGCGGAAGTGGCGCGCTCGCCGCTGCCGGACCCGTTCGCCGCGGAGTTGATGGTGGTGCAAAGCAAGGGCATGGGGCGCTGGATTTCCCTGCGTTTGGCGGAGCGCCAGGGCGTGTGCGCGAACGTGCAGTTTCCCTTGCCGGCCTCTTTTCTCTGGCAATTGTTACGGCTGTGCTTCGGCGAACTGCCGGAACGTTCGGCTTTCGCTCCGGAAGTGCTGGTATGGCGCATCCGCGCTTGGCTGGAACGGGCGGAGGACGTTGCGCGCTCGCCGCGCTTGGCGGCCTATTTGAACAGCGGCGACGAGCGGCGCCGCCAGCAACTGGCCGAGCGGTTGGCGGACGTATTCGACCAATACTTGGTTTACCGTCCCGACTGGATCGAGGCTTGGGAGGAGGGAAGGCTCCTGGCGCTGGGCGCGGACGAGGAGTGGCAGGCGGCCCTGTGGCGGCATCTGGCCGCCGGCCAAGGGGACAGCCATCGGGCGCGGCTGGTGCGGCGTTTGCTGCATCGGCTGGAGGACGGTTCGCCGCTGGCTTTGCCGCCGCGCGTGTCGGTATTCGGCGTGTCTTCCCTGCCGCCGGTGTTTCTCGACGTGCTGCAAGCGCTCGCCCGGCGTATCGACGTGCACGTGTACGCCCTCAACCCCTGTCGCGAGTACTGGGGGGAAATTCGCGACCAGCGGGAAATCGCTCGCATCGCCGGCGAGCGTTCGGCGGACGATTTGTACCTGGAGGTGGGCCATCCTTTGCTGGCGTCCCTGGGCAAGCAAGGACGGGACTTTTTCGACCGGCTGGCCGAGTTTCCCCAGTTGGACAGCGAGTTCGCGGTCGATGAGGCCGAGCCGCCCCGCCGCAGCCTGTTGGAGGTGTTGCAAGCCGATATTCTGGAGTTGCGCGATCGCCGCGACGACCGGCCCTGGCGCTTGGCCGCGGAGGACGATTCCCTGCAAGTGCATGTTTGCCACGGCCCCATGCGCGAAGTGGAAGTGCTGCACGACCGCTTGCTGCACCTGTTTCAGCGCCATCCCGATCTGCAGCCGGACGATGTGGCGGTGCTGACGCCGGACATCGGCTTGTATGCACCCTATGTGGAGGCGGTATTCTCGCGCCGGCAGGGCGACACGTTCATCCCTTACAGCATCGCCGACCGGGGCATGAGCGCGGAGCAGCCGCTGCTGGAGGCGTTTTTGGCGCTGCTGGACTTGCCCGACAGCCGCTACCCGACCGATTGGGTGCTGGGTTTGATGGAACACCCAGCGGTGCTGCGCCGCTTCGGTTTGGAGGCGGACGACCTGGATTCCGTCCGTCATTGGCTGCAGGAAACCGGCGTGCGCTGGGGCCGCGACGGCGATCACAAGGCCGGCCTGGGCTTGCCGGCCACGACGCGGCACACTTGGCGGGAAGGCTTGAATCGCTTGCTGCTGGGTTACGCCATGCCCGCCAGCGGGGCGGCGCCGGCTTTGTACGCCGGCTTGTTGCCCTACGACGACGTCGAAGGCGGTCGGGCGCGGATTTTGGGGCGGATGGCCGCGTTCGCCGAAACGCTGTTCCAGCTGGCCGAGCGTTTGGCCCGGCCGCAAACCTTGCCGCACTGGGCCGATTGCCTGAGGGATTTGATCGAACGCCTGTTCGATCCCGCGGAAGAAGAGCTGGCCGCCCTGCAGACGGCGCGCGACGCCTTAGACCTGCTGGCGCAATTGGGCGAGCAGGCCGGCTACGGCAGTCCGGTGGGCCTGGCCGTGGTCAAGCACTGGCTGGCCGGCCAGTTGCGCCAGAGCGGCGGCGGCTCGGGGTTTCTCACCGGCGGCGTCACGTTCTGCACCATGGTGCCGATGCGCAACCTGCCGTTCCGCGTACTGTGCCTGGTGGGCCTGGACGAAGGCGCCTTCCCGCGCCGGCAGCGGCCTTCGGGGTTCGACCTGATGGCGCGCAACCCGCGCCGGGGCGACCGCTCGCGGCGGGCCGACGACCGCTATTTGTTCCTGGAGGCGCTCATGTCCGCCCGCCAAGTGCTGTACCTCAGCTACCGCGGCCGCGACGCCCGGGACAACGGCGAGCGGCCGCCGTCGGTGCTGGTGGAGGAACTGCTGGACACGATCAAGTCCGGTTGCGTCGGCGCCGACGGCGGCGATCCTTTGGCGGGCATCGTCGTCGCGCATCCGTTGCAGCCGTTCAGCCCGCTGTATTTCCAGGGTGGCGACAGGCTGGCTTCCTATTCCAGCGCCTGGCTGGCCGCGGCGCGATTGGCCGGGCGCGGCGACGGCGACGGGGTCCCGCTGTTCGACGGCGAACTGCCCGAACCGGAAAGCGAGTGGCTCACCCTGGAGCCGGAGGACTTGGCCTGGTTTTACGCCAATCCGGCCCGCTACCTGCTGGAAAAGCGCCTGGGCTTGCGTTTGGAGCGGGCCGAAGCGCAGTTGCCGGTGCGCGAGCCCTTCGGCCTGGACTATTTCGCCGCCCAGGATGTGCGGGCCGACGTATTGCGGCTGCGCCTGGCCGGCGGAGCGCGCCAGGACGGCCTGGCCTTGGCCTTGGCCGACGCCAAGGGCTGGTTGCCCCACGGCGAGTTCGGCGCGGCCTTGTTTGAACGGGAGGAGACGATGGCGAGCGGCCTGGCCGAGCGCTTGGCGCCGCTGCTGCCGACAGAGCGGCTGGAGCCGCTGGCCGTGTCCTTCCGCGCCGACGGCGTGACCTTGAGCGGCTGGCTGAAAGGCGTTTCGCCGCAGGGCTTGCTGGACTGGACGCCGGACAAGCTGCGGCCGCGCCATTTGCTGGGGTTGTGGCTGCGCCACCTGCTGCTGTGCTTGCTGCAGCCCGACGGCGTGGCGTTGCGTAGCCGGCTGGTGGCGGTGGACGGCAGCGTTTGTTTCGCGCCGCTGGATGATGCCGGGGAGCAGCTCGCCCGGTTGCTGGCCCGCTACCGCCAAGGATTGCGCCGGCCGCTGCCGTTTTTCCTCAAGAGCGCTTTCGCCTACGCGGAAAAGCTCGCCAAGCCGCCGCGCGGGATCGAAGGCGCCGATGCCGTCCGGCTGGCGGCTTTGCAGGCGGCGGCCGCCGCCTGGCGCGGGGCGGAATTCGGCAACAGTTTTCCCGAGGGCGCCAACGCTTACTACCAGGCGGTCTATCGCGGCGTCGATCCGCTCGATGGGGAGTTCGAGGCGGCAGCGGTGGACGTGTTCGCGCCGCTGTTGCGGGCGCTGCTGGACGACGAAGGATGA
- a CDS encoding Spy/CpxP family protein refolding chaperone, producing the protein MKRFRHCLALLLALIGFAAWAEPPNDDHWLAHMKKQLNLTEQQLGELKKIHEELKPEREALREQHKALHAKIVDRLKSVLTEAQQKKFQEMHERRMGGGAQGMHGAGAEGDTGDKPRRRGMRGRQAPATSGGEADQP; encoded by the coding sequence ATGAAACGTTTCCGCCATTGTTTAGCGCTGCTGTTGGCTTTGATCGGTTTTGCCGCCTGGGCCGAGCCGCCCAACGACGATCATTGGCTGGCGCACATGAAAAAGCAGCTCAACCTGACCGAGCAGCAGCTCGGCGAGCTGAAAAAAATTCACGAGGAATTGAAGCCGGAACGGGAGGCTTTGCGCGAGCAGCACAAGGCTTTGCACGCGAAAATAGTCGACCGCCTCAAGTCGGTCTTGACCGAAGCGCAGCAGAAGAAATTCCAGGAAATGCATGAACGCCGCATGGGGGGCGGCGCTCAGGGGATGCATGGCGCCGGCGCGGAGGGCGATACCGGCGACAAGCCGCGTAGACGCGGAATGCGCGGCAGGCAGGCGCCCGCGACCTCGGGCGGTGAAGCGGACCAGCCCTAA
- a CDS encoding peptidylprolyl isomerase, with the protein MPIKLVFLLGLALAGGASPLSVFGASASWSGGDRIVAVVEDSVILESELSQKVFDILRKLEQSGTPAPPEDVLRRQVLDRIISEKLQLQMAERVGIKVDDETLRQAVQQIASRNGMSLDQFRHALEAEGMSYADFTGQIRDEITLSRLRGNQVTSRIKVSDREIDNYLAAGGPTGGGSDGGSEFHLGHILIATPPRASSAQLQAAYERAMRVTMELQRGGDFKRAAVSYSNDSLALNGGDLGWRKAQDLPGQLAELVLQMREGEIKGPLRSPSGFHIIKLFGVKGSGDHTSTKTHVRHILLKTSEVLSDDDAKQRLLALRQRLEHGEDFATLARGHSDDKGSAIKGGDLGFVEPGALVPPFEEAMNKLAVNQLSEPVQSQFGWHLIQVLERQQQSDTSEFRRAQAREALVRRKSEEETELWLRQMRDEAYVEIRLDGAEAAE; encoded by the coding sequence ATGCCCATAAAACTGGTGTTTTTGCTCGGATTAGCTTTGGCCGGCGGGGCGTCCCCCCTGTCGGTTTTCGGCGCTTCCGCGTCCTGGAGCGGCGGCGATCGCATCGTCGCCGTGGTCGAGGATAGCGTCATCCTCGAGAGCGAGTTGTCGCAGAAGGTATTCGACATCTTGCGCAAGCTGGAGCAAAGCGGCACGCCCGCACCGCCCGAGGATGTGCTGCGCCGCCAGGTGCTGGACCGCATAATCAGCGAAAAATTGCAGTTGCAAATGGCCGAGCGCGTGGGCATCAAGGTCGACGACGAGACCTTGCGCCAGGCGGTGCAGCAAATCGCATCCCGCAACGGCATGTCCTTGGACCAGTTTCGCCATGCCTTGGAAGCGGAGGGCATGAGTTATGCGGATTTCACCGGGCAGATCAGGGACGAAATCACCCTCAGCCGTCTGCGCGGCAACCAGGTAACCAGCCGTATCAAGGTATCGGACCGGGAAATCGACAATTACCTGGCCGCCGGAGGCCCCACCGGCGGCGGCAGCGACGGCGGGTCCGAGTTTCACTTGGGACATATCCTCATCGCCACACCGCCGCGGGCTTCCTCGGCGCAACTGCAGGCCGCTTACGAGAGAGCCATGCGGGTGACGATGGAATTGCAGCGGGGCGGGGATTTCAAGCGGGCCGCGGTGAGTTATTCCAACGACAGCTTGGCGTTGAACGGCGGCGACCTGGGGTGGCGCAAGGCGCAGGACCTGCCGGGGCAGTTGGCCGAGCTGGTATTGCAGATGCGGGAAGGCGAGATCAAAGGGCCGCTGCGCAGCCCCAGCGGTTTCCACATCATCAAACTGTTCGGCGTGAAAGGTTCCGGTGACCACACCAGCACCAAGACCCACGTGCGCCACATCCTGCTGAAGACCAGCGAAGTGTTGTCCGACGACGACGCCAAACAGCGTTTGTTGGCGTTGAGGCAGCGCTTGGAACACGGCGAGGACTTCGCCACGTTGGCTCGCGGCCATTCCGACGACAAAGGTTCGGCCATCAAAGGCGGCGACCTGGGGTTCGTGGAACCGGGCGCCCTGGTGCCGCCCTTCGAAGAGGCCATGAACAAACTGGCGGTCAACCAACTGAGCGAGCCGGTGCAGTCGCAGTTCGGTTGGCATTTGATCCAGGTGCTGGAACGGCAGCAACAGTCCGATACGTCGGAGTTCCGCCGTGCGCAGGCGCGCGAGGCCTTGGTGCGGCGCAAATCGGAGGAGGAGACCGAGTTGTGGTTGCGGCAGATGCGCGACGAGGCTTACGTGGAAATTCGCTTGGACGGAGCAGAGGCGGCGGAATAG